GGTTGATATACGAATAGTTTTCCGTCTCACTGTTTATATAATGCGTCTTAGTGACCGCCAGGATTTCCGCTCTAGGTGGACGCTTTCCGAGGGGGGAGCGATGAGCCAGCACCGTCGCATGTGCGCCGTTTGTGCTGTCTCATCTGTCTCCCTGATCCCTTCGGAGTCGCCACCTGCCGCTGCAATCCAGCATATTTGCTAACTATTCCGTGTTACTATTCACTTATTAATCTAAAATTTATTATCTAAAATAAAATCCAATAAATGGTTGGACGAGTCAAACCACGGGGAGAATGCCACTACTTTCTCTTAATAAAGCCTTAACTTTGCATTAAATTATATGTCTCCATTGAAAATATTCCGTATGTTGCGCATTATATATTGGGTGATAATATCCGGATTAGTAGAGTGGATAACTTTGCGCAATACTACTGAATAGTTAATATGTTTCTTCTGGATTGGAGCGAAAGGGCGGCGATTCCTACCGGAGGCCAACAGGATGTTGGTCACGAAGGTGTTGCCACACGATGTGGCGCTTCTAACCTTCGACCCTCTGTGGGCAAATGAGACTTCACAACGTACGCGTAGCGGCGGTGAAGGCTCATCGCTCACCCGGCGGAAAGCGTCCGCCATGCAGCGGAAATCCCTGCGGCAACTTTCTTACGACGTAAAATATCTAAAAAGCGAACTGAAACATATAACTGTAAGCCAGTATTATGTTTTATAAAGTGGAATAATTTAGATAACTAACAAGCTTGATGCAATGTCTAATATTAAGATAACTCTTTAATAATTTGTACCAAGTCAATCTCTGTTACGCAGTTGTCAGCTTTGCCTTCCTTCTTACTTCCATTCTATTATTAAAACCTTTGACATTCGCATGAAAATGATGTAAATTATCCAAGGACGAACATTTAGTTGAACTTTAGTTTTAATATTCGTATTTAGGAGTGTTAATGATGGAAAATGCATTTGATTATGAAGATATTCAATTAATACCGGCGAAATGTATCGTAAATAGCCGATCAGAATGTGATACAACTACAACTTTAGGTGGACATACATTTAAGTTACCTGTAGTACCTGCAAATATGCAGACAATTATAGATGATAAAATTGCTAATTATTTAGCTGAAAATGGATATTTTTATATTATGCATCGTTTTGAACCGGAGAAGCGAGTATCTTTTATTAAAGATATGCAATCTCGTGGATTAATCGCATCCATTAGTGTTGGGGTTAAAGAAGAGGAATATACATTTATTCAGCAATTAGCTGAAGAACAACTTATACCTGAATTCATTACTATTGATATAGCACATGGTCATTCAAATGCAGTAATCGAAATGATTAAACATATTAAGAACCACTTACCTCAAAGTTTTGTGATTGCTGGAAATGTAGGAACTCCAGAAGCAGTGAGAGAGCTAGAAAATGCTGGTGCCGATGCAACAAAAGTTGGTATTGGACCAGGTAAAGTGTGTATCACGAAGATTAAAACAGGATTTGGTACAGGTGGATGGCAATTAGCAGCATTACGTTGGTGTGCAAAGGCAGCTAGTAAACCAATTATTGCTGACGGAGGTATTCGTACGCATGGTGATATAGCTAAATCAGTGCGATTTGGTGCATCAATGGTCATGATTGGTTCTTTATTCGCAGGTCATGAAGAATCACCAGGCGTAACAATAGAAAAAGATGGAAAACTATTTAAAGAATACTTCGGTTCCGCTTCTGAATTCCAAAAAGGTGAAAAGAAAAATGTAGAAGGTAAAAAAATGTTTGTCGAGTACAAAGGCCCTCTAGAAGATACTTTAAGAGAGATGGAACAAGATCTTCAATCTTCTATTTCTTACGCAGGTGGCAACAAACTAGAAGCAATACGCAATGTAGATTATGTTGTCGTAAAGAATTCAATCTTTAACGGCGATAAAGTATACTAAAAAAGTTTTATGGAGCTTTCCCATCAAGTTGACTTGTGGGAAAAGCTCCATTTTTTTGTTGGAAAATAAATTGGTTTAGAAGTGCCATTAACTGTAAAAAAATGATTAAATAGAAATGCATAAAAGTCCGTTATATTTTAAGTGTAAAATGGTACAATGTGTATGGCATTCATTATTGAATGAATAATTCGACAAAAAGAGGAGTGTATCAAATGGCAGTGGATGTATATCTTAATTTTAACGGGAATTGCCGCGATGCTGCAGAGTTTTACGCAGAGGTTTTTAAGACCGAAAAACCACAAATTATGACTTTTGGTGAAGCGCCACCAAGTCCAGATTACACATTACCTGAGGAAGCAAAAGATTTAGTTATGCACACTCGACTTAACATTGGTGGAAGCAACATAATGTTTTCAGATGTTTTTCCAGGATCTCCTTTTATTGAAGGTAATAATGTTAGCTTGGCATTCGTTAGTGCAGATGAAAATGAAGTTAGATCTGCTTTTGAAGCACTTAAAGTAGGCGGAAAAGTAGGTGCAGATCTTCAAGAAACTTTTTTTAGCAAATGCTATGGCAATCTAAAAGATAGATTTGGTATTGAATGGCAAGTAAGTCTAGAAACTGACCAAATGTAACAATAAAAAATGGCTATACAACATTTAACTTTGTTGTATAGCTATTATTTTTTTATTATTCTAACAATTATTATTTACAAGCCAATCTCTGTTATATATCATGAACGTAGGCAGTATATTATCCATTGAAAGCATTATATATTAATAGAGGAAGAAGGATGACTTGAAATGTCTCTAGATTTGAATCCAAGAGCTAAAGTGTTAAAAGTACCTGGCATAAGACAGTTTTCTAATCAGTTAGTTCATTTTCCGAATGCGATTAATTTAACCATTGGACAGCCGGATTTTCCGACGCCTAAAGCAGTGAAAAATGCTGGCATTCAAGCAATAGAACAAAACTTAACGGGGTACTCACATAATGCGGGATTGCTTGAACTAAGAGATGCTGTTAATACCTTCTTCACGAATAAATATGGCTTTTCCTATGATCCACAAAATGAAATTGTCATTACAAATGGGGCAAGTGAAGCAATTGATACTGTCTTTCGCACAATATTAAAAGAAGGGGACGAGGTCATATTACCTGCTCCTTGCTACTCGGGATATGAACCAATTATTCACTTTTGCGGGGCTAAGATTGTTTATTTAGATACGACGGAAACAAATTTTCAACCTTCAGCAGAAAAACTGGCAGAGCTTATAACTGAAAAGACAAAGGCTGTATTCTTTAATTATCCATCCAATCCAACAGGTGTCGTGTTGAGGAAAGAAACTGTGAATCAACTAGTGGATCTATTAATCGAAAAAGATATTTATATTTTAACGGATGAAATTTATAGTGAAAACACTTTTTCAGGGACACATACTTCATTTGCAGCTTATCCAGCATTAAGAAATAAATTATTTTATATTCACGGCTTATCCAAATCACATTCGATGACAGGATGGCGCATAGGATTTTTAATGGGACCAGCAGAAGTAATGGAGCAAGTCGTTAAAGTGCATGCATTTAATACGATTTGTGCCTCTGTACCAGGTCAATATGCAGCTATTGAGGCGTTAATCAATTCAAAAGATACACCAAGTGAGATGAATATTGAGTATATAAAAAGACGTGACTATGTTTTCAATCGTTTAATGGCAATAGGACTACCTGTGGAAAAGCCGAATGGGGCATTTTATATTTTTCCTTCCATTGAAAGACTTGGCATGACTTCGTTTGATTTTGCAACGAAACTATTGCATGAAGGTGGGGTTGCAGTAGTTCCAGGTAGTGTATTTACACCTTTTGGAGAAGGATATATTCGCATTTCGTATGCCTACTCAATGGAGGTACTTGAAAAGGGATTAGATCGAATAGAGGAGTTTATCCTAAATTTAAAAGGTTAGTTGTGCGTTTCATCTATATAGTATAAATTTATTCATATTCACTTGAAGGACATTTTTCCAAATGCGCTTTATTCTATTTTTGAAGCCTTTGTTAACCAGATTGGGGTGCAGCGGATGAGGTAGTATATGACAAAGTGTTAGAAAGCAGTGTAGAATCTCAATATCTTTTTAATTTTGAAATAATAGATTTCCTAAAAATAGCCCAACAGAAACTTTACGAAAATATCGAATACGTCCAATAATTTTACAAACGGAGGCGAAATGATGAAAAAACTACTGTTAACAGGATTCGAACCTTTTTTACATTACACTGTGAATCCTACAATGAAAATTGTTGAGGAATTAGATGGTTTAATCATTGGAGATTATCAAATTATAGGGAATATAATGTCGGTAGATTTTAAATCTTCAGGTAAACAATTGCTAAAATCTTTGGAAGAAATACAACCAGATGTTCATATTTCGCTTGGATTAGCTGCAGGAAGATATAAAATAACGCCGGAACGTATTGCGATTAACTTTAAAGATGGCGATGTAGATAATGAGGGGAATAAACCAGTAGATGAATTAATTCAAGAAGTTGGTGAACCAGGATATTTATCTACATTACCAATTCGTAAAATGGTGAATAAGCTTATCGACAACGGACTACCTGCAGAGATTTCCAATAGTGCTGGTACTTATTTATGTAACAATGTGATGTATGAAGGTCTGCATCATGCAAAAATAATGAATAGTAAAATGCTTTCTGGTTTTATTCATATTCCTGCTTCTCACGAACTTGCTATTCAACATGGTAATATTCCGAGCTGGTCGCACGAGGACTTGAAGAAAAGTATTATAACGTGTATTGAAGTTTTAGAAGAACATGAAAAATAATATGCCTGAAGTGTGGAGAACAGGTGAGAGAACACTTCGATTTAGTTTTGGAGAAGTGATTAGTTTGGAAGTTTACCAATCTGTTCACTCATTCTCTGATTTTTTAATTTCCGAGTGGAATCATTACTTGGAAGAAGTAGTCCCTAGCTATCATACTGTTACAGCATTTTTTAAAAAGTCATCCATCTTAGATACAATAAGAATCGAAGAGGTTCTTGAAAAATGGAAAAGTTATAAAAGAGATAGTACTCATTCCATAACTAGAAAGATTACTATTCCAGTGTGTTATGAGGAGCCATATAGTGAAGACCTGGAAAGAATCGAGCAATTAATCGGTCGCTCAAAAGAGGAAATCATCCATTTACATTCAGAGAAAATATATACAGTTTATATGATTGGTTTTTTACCCGGGTTTCCATACTTAGGTGATTTAAATCCTAAATTGTTTGTCCCTAGACTCAATAAACCGAGAGTCAAAGTTCCCAGGGGTGCGGTTGGTATTGGTGGAAGTCAAACTGGTATTTATCCAATAGAATCACCTGGTGGATGGAATATTATTGGGAGAACCCCTTTAGAAATATTTTCATTAAAACGGGAAAATCCCTTTTTCTTAAAAGCTGGTGATTTATTACAATTCTCTCCAGTTAGTAATGAGGAATATCAAAGCATCGAGTGGGAAATGAAAAATGATTCGAGTGCAAATCATCGATTCATAAAGGAAGTGGATATATGAGAATAGATTTAAATGCAGATGTTGGAGAAAGCTTTGGTCACTACATTCTTGGAGATGATCAAGCGCTTTTTAAAGTAATTACTTCAGCAAATATTGCTTGCGGATTTCATGCAGGTGATTTTACAGTAATGAATAAAACAGTAAAGGCTGCAAAAGATAATCACCTTTCCGTAGGTGCTCATCCTGGCTTTCCCGATATACAAGGATTCGGAAGAAGAAATATAAGTATGAGCGAAACAGAAGTGTATGAAATGGTTGTATATCAAATAGGTGCATTACAAGCATTTTGTCATATTCATCATGTGGCACTTACACATGTAAAACCACATGGCGCACTGTATAATATAGCTGCTGATGATGCAACTATTGCAAGTGCAATTGCCCAAGCAGTATTTGATATTGCGCCGAACGCTATTCTTTTCGGCCTTTGTAATAGTCAATTGCTAGTAGCAGGAAATAATATCGGCCTAAAAACTGCTGGAGAGGCATTTGCTGATCGAAAATATGATGATACAGGTCGTCTAGTTCATCGAAGTCACCCAAATGCAGTACTTACACATTTTGAAGATATAGAGAAACAAGTGGAAAACATCGTGATGAAAAAACAAGTAGAGACTAGTAGTGGAAAAATGATTGAAATAAAAGCGGATACACTTTGCTTTCATGGTGATGGAAAAAATGTAGTGGAAATTGTCCGAAAAACTCGAAAAATACTAGAAGCAAAAAATGTTAAGGTTGCTCCTTTGGAGATGGTTTAATGAAGGAATTATTTCGCGTGTGTAAAGAAGCTGTTTATGCTTCTTTGCAAGATGAAGGTAGAATAGGATATCGTGCATTTGGAATACCTACTGCAGGTCCTATGGATGCCCAAGCTTTCCGTTTAGGAAATAAAATCATCGGAAATTTACCAGATGCTGCAGCGATTGAATTGTTTTTAGGAGGACTTTCTCTAGAAGTATTAGCGACACATACAATTGCAATTGGTGGAGCAGATCTCCATGCAGAAATAGACGGTATGAAAGCTCCTTTATGGAAGACTATTACTGTTACTAAAGGTCAGATACTTTCCTTCACCAAACCAATGCATGGAAGTATAGCATATATTTTCGCGGTAGGTGGATTCGATTCTGTAACAACGTTGGGAAGTAAATCAGCATACCCTAAAGCTAATATTGGTGTCACTATAAAAAAAGGATTGGTTTTGTTCGTACCTAACTTATCACTGCCAAAGTTACAACGTGGGTTAGTTGCATCAGAAATACCTACATATAATCAAGAAGTGGAAGTTGAAGTTTGGCAAAGTCCACATCTGTCCCTAGTCGAAAAAGAAAGCGTCCATACTTTTTTTAATTCGGAGTATACATACAAAGGTGGAGACCGGATGGGCTATTATATTAATGGACCGAAGCTTCATTTTATGAATAAGAGTGATATTCTTTCTGAGGCTACTCAGTTTGGAACAATTCAAGTTCCTTCAAATGGTCAACCTGTCGTATTAATGGCAGATGCTCAGACGGTGGGAGGTTATGCAACGTTAGGCAAAGTTGCTGATAAAGATTTGTGGAAAATAGCACAATTAAGAAATGGTGGAAAGATAAAATTTAAAGAAATCTAAATAAAAAGGGTAGCCCTCTAAATGTAAAATAGAAAGGCTATCCTTTGCTTTGCATTATTTAATCATTAAAGAAAAATTACTCGTAAAATCTTTATATTTAAGTAATAGTTCTTATCACTCCAACCCCAAATGATCCCTCAATTCTTTTGTTACATTCTCTAATTCTTCATGATCCATTATATAATACCAAATACCATTGATTCTCTGACCTTTTCCTTTTTGGAATGCTAAGGTTTCCATATTATTTATTGAGTTTTTATAACCTTTTTGTATATCGATCATCTGTCCAAACGTCATATTTGTTCGAATATTCTGCTGTATGGATGATAAGAAATCTTTGTATTTCCACAAGCTATTGAGGGAAGCACCTTCTTTTAAAATGGCTTGAAGTACTTGTTTCTGCCTTACCTGTCTTCCGAAATCTCCGAGTGGATCATCCATTCGCATTCGAACATAGTTCAATGCCTGCTCTCCGTCCAAATGGATGGTCCCTTTATCAAATGGGTAACCATTCACTTCAAAAAAAGTTGCATTATCAACAGTAACCCCTCCGACAATATCAACAATTTCTAAAAAACTTTCCATATTTACTTGAATTATATAGTCAATCGGGATATTCAGTAGATTCTCTACCGTATTTAAAGCCATATCGTTACCGCCAAAAGCATAGGCGTGATTTATTTTATCTAACTTGTCTCTTCCAATAATTTCGGTATACGTATCTCTTGGAATACTAACCATTTTGGTTGAATCAGTCGATGGGTTAACCGTTAAAATGATAATTGTATCAGACCGTCCTTTGTCATGCTCTCGTTCATCTACACCAAGAAGGAGTAAAGAGAAAGGTTCCTTCTTCACTAGTTCTACTTCGGTAGTTCTTAACTCGGAAACCTTCCGAATTTCAGGTTCATGTATTGTTTCTATAGTAGTAGAAACATCATTATATAAACTGCCTGCATAGACGGCACCACCAATAAAAAAACACGAAATAAGTGTAATCCAGATAATTTTCTTTGACATGAGGAACCTCGTTTCTTTTGTGGACCAATGTATTGTTATTAGTATGAAAAAAATGATGAAATTATTAATAAGCAGTATTGTCAGTATGCATTTCATCCAATTTATTAAGCATTCATTAGGAAATGGAAAAGAGGCTTTTACACCGCAGTATTATTTCAAAGACAGTGTTCTTTAAAAGTATTGTATGATTAATATCAAACTCTATCTATTCTCGAAGTATTTGATAAAATTGGATATGGTATACATATAATGATGGATAACGGAGGATGTTATGAAGACGATTGGACAAAATATTTTACGTATAGGACTATTAATCATGTTTTTAATTGCTGCTTCGAAAGTTTCAGCAGCAACAAATGGAAACCTAGCAAAGGGAGATTTAGAAAAGATTGGCCCCTCTTTTGTTCGAACTGTAGCGATGAGTGGGGTAGCGGCTAATATAAATGGTAAATCTTATCAATATGTAATTCTTCAAGGAGATCCAGCGGTTCTTGCAGTCTATAAGCTACCCACAAAAGAATTGGTAGATCAAGTTAAATTACCGAAATCAACTGCTGCTTGGGCAATTACCGCAGATGCAGGTGGACAAGCTTGGATTGGTGGAACGCCAACCGCTGCTTTATATAGTTATAATCCTACTACGAAGAAATTAACGAACCATGGAACTCCTGATAAAAGTCATACATCTATTTTAGACTTAGAAGTAGTAGGTAATGCGATTTATGGAAGCACTGCTCCTAATGGGAAAGTGTTTAAATTTGAAAACGGAAAATTTACAACGCTTGGAGAAGTTACCGGGGTTCAAAAAAATGCACGTAGCCTTGCTTTTCAAAATGGAAGTGACCGATTATTTGTTGGATCGGGTTCCAAAGCTTCTTTAATCGTTTGGGATTTAAAAACAAATAAAAAAATGGAAATTTTACCTGCAGCATATAAAAATGAAAACGATGTGTATGATCTAGATTATGCGCAAGGACTTATTTTCGCGAAGGTTAGTCCAAGTAAAAAAGTATTAGTATTTGAAGCTAATACGAATAAATTTATAAAAGAATTACCAGCAGGATCTCGAGGGGTTTCCTCTGCTTCTCCGTTGGATGGAAGTGTTTATTATTCGTACATGAAAAATTCATCTACTAGTTTGTATCGCTTTAATCCAAAAACAAGAATTGCAGAAGATATGAAAGTTAATTTGGCAGGAACAGAGGCAGTTTCCCTAGACTTTGTTAAAATACCTTCGGGAGAAACAATATTAACAGGATTGTTAGGCAATACGGGGACGCATCTTCTATATAATGTATCCAATAATAATGTAGAAATTGCAAAATTAAATTTGCCTGAACAAAGTGTTCCTATTCATACTATTGGTTCGGACAATACCGGGAGTATATTCACTAGCGGTTATGTTTCTGGACAAATATCTATTTTTAGTCCAATCACTACAGATAAAACATTAATTACAGGTATCGGGCAAGTAGAGGGAATGATTGCATACAATGGAGGAATGTATTTAGGCGTTTATCCAGCAGGTGAAGTAATGTATTATCATCCCGTTACTAATCCGTACGGAACTTCTATTTTTTCGGTTGCGCAAATGGGACAAAATAGACCTATTTCATTAGCGGTGGCTCCTAATGAAAAGGTACTCGCGGTGGGTTCGCACCCAAAACAAGGGACTGTATCCGGAAGCCTAAGTTATTATAATCTAGACACGAAAAAAGTGTCTCATAGGAAAGCGTTATTTCCAAATCAAAGTATTGTTTCATTAACCTATTCTAATGGATTCTTTTATGGAGGTACTTCCACATTCGCCAATAGTAAGTCAGAAGGTATAGGAACAGCGAAATTTTTTAGAATATCAGCTAAAAATATTAATGCGCAACCTGAAGAATTATCTTCCCCAATTGCGAAGCCAAGACTTATCTCAGCAATGGTAGCAGGTCCTGCTTCTACTATTTGGGGAGTAGCTGATGGAACTGTATTCGTTTACAATTCAAAGACAAAAAAATCTCAATCTATATTAGTCGTAAGCCGAACAAGTGGACAAATTCGAAATGGATCCCTTGTGGATGGAAAAGATGGATATATGTATGGAACAATTGAGAATAAATTATTTCGTATTCATATGACATCTTATAAACTTGAAATGTTAGGGAGCCAACTTGCAAATGGAGTAGCATTAGGTGCGGATGGAAATATCTATTTCACAAATGGTGGTGACATTTGGCGATATATAAAATAAAACGCATGTTGATTTGGTCAAATGAGACAGTAATTTACGAGACGCTGAAAAAGTGAAATTCAAATAAATTTGCCGCCGCGCTAAATACTCTTAACGCAATCATTTCCTGATTAATCTTAGATTCAATTCAACTTATTATTTCAGTAGTTTTTACTTTTATTGTAAAAAAATATGATGCAATAGGCATACTATAATAATTGGTGAAACTAAAGAAAAAATAAGTAGAAACAATCGATAAAGAAGCACTAAGCGGACGAAATTGACTCTTTGTCCGCTTTTGAAAGAGTAGGACAGGATATTATTTTTAATTATCCAAACTTTATGCACTATGTTTCTACACAAATCATTATGGAGACGGATAAACATCTGCCACAAGATTACAGAAAAAAGTGGATCATGAAGTGACGAAGTCACTTCATGATCCACAAAAATTCTAACGGTAATAGTGTAGCAAATGTTTCGTCCAAAGAACTCTAGAAATAGAGAAGACAAAATGCACTTAAAGGACGCTAGCGTTTTTCTTACAAGATAAGAAAGTATATGGTTAATCGTACTGTGAAACCAGTGTTCATAGTGCTTTAAAGAATTATATAATACCGCGGATTTTCGTTTCAGGTGGACGCGTTCCGCGGGGGCGCCGCATTCGCGTCGTTTGCGATGGCACATCTGTCTCCGAGGAACGAAGGCTAAGAGCGCCACATCGTGTGGCAATGCCTTCGTGACCAACATCCTGTTGGCCTCCGTCTGGAGTCGCCACCTTTCACTACAATCCATTAAGCGAGTAGTACCTAACAAGAAGATTTTGCTCAGCTATCGCTAAGAATCCAGTATTAGTAAGGAATCATAGTATAATTTCAAGGGTTAGATACTTTAGTTTTTTTTAGTTTTACCGTACACAGTATACACGAATCAGTGGGTGTATCATTAGAGTAGGTGTTACTAGAGAAAAATAGATAGCATCCATTATTTAAAGAAGCGCTGAGCGGATGAAATTGCATCTTCGTCCGCTTTTAAAAGAATAGGAAAGGATTTATTCTCTCATTAACCAAAACAAATGCATTATGTCTTTACATTTTTCAAGATGGCGACGGACAAACAACCGCCACCAGATTACCCAAAAAAGTGGATGGAGAAGTGACGCAGTCACTTCTCCATCCACAAAAATTCCCGAGGTAATAGTCTAGCAAATGTTTCGTCCAAAGCACTCTAGAAATAGAGAAGACCAGGTGCACATAAAGACGCTTACGTTTTTCTTATTGGTTTTTCGTTGCATTCAGTTGTAGGTAATAGCGAATGATATCTCTATAGAAAGTATGGAGCATTTCATTGAACAAATGAAGTGCATCGTAAGAATATAGGCGATATGGATCTTCTTGCCCGTATCCACGTATGCTGATACCTTCTCTTAAATGATGAAGATTACCTAAATGAGTAATCCAAAGTCTGTCTAATATTTCCATGTAATTAGTCTGGATATCACGCCAGATTTCATCTTCTATACATGCATTATTTGAGATTTGTAACGATTCACTATAAACACTTTCTAATGACTTTTTCAGCTGATCTTTGTTCTCGATATTAAGAGATGCATATTTATTTTCCTCATTAGAGGTTAGTAAAGAGATAATTTTAATTTCGTCAATTATTTCATTTAAGTTAATAGAGTGGCTAGCATTGTCTACATTTAGTTCAGAAAGTTCATCGACAAGCGTGTTATGGCGTTCATGCATGGCATCGATGATGAGTGCTTGCATATTTTCAACTTTTAAAGCCTTTTCACGGTAATTATACATGACTTTTTGTTGATCGTTATTGATATCATCTAGTTTCAATAGATGAGAACGACTGGAGAAATGCATGCCTTCAATTACATTTTGTACATTGTATACGAACTTTGTAGGGTTAGGTGATAGGACTAAACCGGTGTTATCCGCTTTTACTTTACCTTTATATTTAGCAAATTCATCTTCATCATAATAATGGAATAGTTCGTCTTCCAATGAAACGATAAAATGAGTACTACCTGGATCACCTTGACGCCCACCACGCCCACGAAGCTGCATATCAATACGAGCACTACTATGGAGCTCAGTACCAATGATATGTAGACCACCAAGTTCTGCAACGCCTTCTCCTAAAATGATATCCGTTCCTCGACCAGCCATATTTGTAGCAAGCATAATTTTGTTTAATTGTCCTGCATTCGAAATCAATTCTGCTTCGTCTTCTACTGTTTTTGCATTTAAAATAGAGTGTTTAATGCCAAGTTCATGTAAATGAGTAGAATATTTTTCGGATTGTTCAATAGAAGTAGTTCCGATTAAAACAGGTTGTCCATTATTATGGTGTTTTTGTGTTTCTTCTACAATCTTTTTCATTTTATCTTCAGCCGTTAAATATACTAGCGTTTCCATGTCCACTCGCATATTTGGTTTATTTGTAGGAATTTCAGTTACTCTTAAGTTGTATGTTTCCCAAAACTCTTCACGTGATGGAACTGCGCTTCCAGTCATACCGGAAACATGTTTATATAATCTAAAATAATGCTGAATCATTACGGAAGCTTGGGTATTATTTTCTTCTTTAATCGTTACTTTTTCTTTTGCTTCTATTGCTTGATGAAGTCCATCGCTAAATGTGCGCCCTTCCATAATACGGCCGGTATATGGGTCCACAATCATGATTTTATCTTCTTTTACAATATAATCTACATCTTTACGCATAACTACTTTAGCACGAAGTGTTTGCATCGCGATATGCATAAATTCACGGTGCTCACTATCGTATACATTATCAATGCCAAAAGCAGATTCTAGACGATCTGCGCCACTATCCAATAATACAATTTGCTTTGTTTCTGGATAATAATTATAGTCCTCATTATCTTTGAAAGAGTCGATGACAAGGTGCATGATTGGAAATAAATTCAAGCTTGCATTTGATTTACCAGCAAGGATTAATGGTGTTCTTGCCTCATCAATTAATATACTATCGACCTCATCAATCAAGGCATAAAAAAGAGGTCGCTGTACAAGGTCTTCAACACTTCGCACCATATGATCTCTTAAATAATCAAAGCCAAACTCTGTTCCTGTACCATACGTAATATCGCACTTATATGCTGATTGTTTTTCATAGCTTTCAATTCCAGAAATATTCAAACCAACTGTTAATCCTAAAAATTCAAACAAAGGTTTCATCTGTTCGAAATCTCGACTTGCCAAATACTCATTTGCCGTAATGATATGTGTTCCTTTTCTATATAACGCCATTACATATGCAGGTAGAGTAGCAACTAAAGTTTTTCCTTCTCCAGTTTGCATTTGAGCAATTTGAGATTGGGTTAGAACTGCGCCACCC
The nucleotide sequence above comes from Psychrobacillus glaciei. Encoded proteins:
- a CDS encoding LCP family glycopolymer transferase, which codes for MSKKIIWITLISCFFIGGAVYAGSLYNDVSTTIETIHEPEIRKVSELRTTEVELVKKEPFSLLLLGVDEREHDKGRSDTIIILTVNPSTDSTKMVSIPRDTYTEIIGRDKLDKINHAYAFGGNDMALNTVENLLNIPIDYIIQVNMESFLEIVDIVGGVTVDNATFFEVNGYPFDKGTIHLDGEQALNYVRMRMDDPLGDFGRQVRQKQVLQAILKEGASLNSLWKYKDFLSSIQQNIRTNMTFGQMIDIQKGYKNSINNMETLAFQKGKGQRINGIWYYIMDHEELENVTKELRDHLGLE
- a CDS encoding WD40 repeat domain-containing protein, translating into MKTIGQNILRIGLLIMFLIAASKVSAATNGNLAKGDLEKIGPSFVRTVAMSGVAANINGKSYQYVILQGDPAVLAVYKLPTKELVDQVKLPKSTAAWAITADAGGQAWIGGTPTAALYSYNPTTKKLTNHGTPDKSHTSILDLEVVGNAIYGSTAPNGKVFKFENGKFTTLGEVTGVQKNARSLAFQNGSDRLFVGSGSKASLIVWDLKTNKKMEILPAAYKNENDVYDLDYAQGLIFAKVSPSKKVLVFEANTNKFIKELPAGSRGVSSASPLDGSVYYSYMKNSSTSLYRFNPKTRIAEDMKVNLAGTEAVSLDFVKIPSGETILTGLLGNTGTHLLYNVSNNNVEIAKLNLPEQSVPIHTIGSDNTGSIFTSGYVSGQISIFSPITTDKTLITGIGQVEGMIAYNGGMYLGVYPAGEVMYYHPVTNPYGTSIFSVAQMGQNRPISLAVAPNEKVLAVGSHPKQGTVSGSLSYYNLDTKKVSHRKALFPNQSIVSLTYSNGFFYGGTSTFANSKSEGIGTAKFFRISAKNINAQPEELSSPIAKPRLISAMVAGPASTIWGVADGTVFVYNSKTKKSQSILVVSRTSGQIRNGSLVDGKDGYMYGTIENKLFRIHMTSYKLEMLGSQLANGVALGADGNIYFTNGGDIWRYIK
- the secA gene encoding preprotein translocase subunit SecA codes for the protein MLHSIKKMISGEVIELKQLKKIVYKINALEDSFANKTDAELKSYTDKFSEQLSNGVSPEELIVEAFAVVREASKRVLGMRHYDSQLMGGAVLTQSQIAQMQTGEGKTLVATLPAYVMALYRKGTHIITANEYLASRDFEQMKPLFEFLGLTVGLNISGIESYEKQSAYKCDITYGTGTEFGFDYLRDHMVRSVEDLVQRPLFYALIDEVDSILIDEARTPLILAGKSNASLNLFPIMHLVIDSFKDNEDYNYYPETKQIVLLDSGADRLESAFGIDNVYDSEHREFMHIAMQTLRAKVVMRKDVDYIVKEDKIMIVDPYTGRIMEGRTFSDGLHQAIEAKEKVTIKEENNTQASVMIQHYFRLYKHVSGMTGSAVPSREEFWETYNLRVTEIPTNKPNMRVDMETLVYLTAEDKMKKIVEETQKHHNNGQPVLIGTTSIEQSEKYSTHLHELGIKHSILNAKTVEDEAELISNAGQLNKIMLATNMAGRGTDIILGEGVAELGGLHIIGTELHSSARIDMQLRGRGGRQGDPGSTHFIVSLEDELFHYYDEDEFAKYKGKVKADNTGLVLSPNPTKFVYNVQNVIEGMHFSSRSHLLKLDDINNDQQKVMYNYREKALKVENMQALIIDAMHERHNTLVDELSELNVDNASHSINLNEIIDEIKIISLLTSNEENKYASLNIENKDQLKKSLESVYSESLQISNNACIEDEIWRDIQTNYMEILDRLWITHLGNLHHLREGISIRGYGQEDPYRLYSYDALHLFNEMLHTFYRDIIRYYLQLNATKNQ